Proteins encoded within one genomic window of Agrobacterium cucumeris:
- a CDS encoding tyrosine-type recombinase/integrase produces the protein MSRLRTALNRYVGMRQGLGYKYDGPARRLSAFVTFMEARGAETITSDLAMQWVTSMGRQPSWSIRLADVRCFAQHLSHFDLLTEVPPSDAVPPARRTKPYIYSDIEIQALLAAALSLPPANALRRWTYHCLFGLIAVAGLRHSEALGLLRADVDLEQGVLTIRETKFGKSRLVPLHATTIAVLTNYAARRDAHLGTPRSPYFFVAEQGGRLLHQYVHRVFWRLSRQIGLRQEGDRGGPRVHDLRHRFAVQTLINWHRAGEDVERELPVLSTFLGHANVRDTYWYLSAAPELMNHAVRRLDKRWEVRS, from the coding sequence ATGAGCCGGCTTCGCACTGCCCTCAACCGCTATGTCGGCATGCGCCAAGGGCTGGGATACAAATATGATGGGCCGGCACGACGGTTGTCGGCATTCGTCACCTTCATGGAAGCCCGCGGCGCCGAGACCATCACGTCGGACCTGGCAATGCAGTGGGTGACGTCGATGGGCCGACAGCCGAGTTGGTCCATCCGCCTGGCTGATGTGCGCTGCTTTGCCCAGCACCTCAGTCATTTCGATCTTCTGACGGAAGTGCCACCGAGCGACGCAGTGCCGCCGGCACGGCGGACAAAGCCCTACATCTATAGCGACATTGAGATTCAGGCGCTGCTGGCGGCAGCACTGTCGCTGCCGCCAGCCAACGCCCTTCGACGCTGGACGTATCACTGCCTGTTCGGACTGATAGCGGTCGCCGGACTGCGCCATTCTGAAGCGCTCGGCCTGCTCCGGGCCGACGTCGATCTCGAGCAGGGCGTCCTCACTATCCGAGAGACAAAGTTCGGCAAGTCACGGCTGGTGCCGCTGCATGCCACGACAATCGCTGTCCTTACAAACTATGCTGCCCGACGCGATGCACACCTTGGCACGCCGCGCAGTCCCTATTTCTTCGTCGCCGAACAGGGCGGCAGATTGCTGCATCAATACGTGCACCGGGTGTTCTGGCGACTATCCCGGCAAATTGGTTTACGGCAGGAGGGGGATCGCGGTGGCCCGCGGGTTCACGATCTTCGTCACCGTTTCGCCGTCCAAACCCTGATCAACTGGCATCGCGCTGGCGAAGATGTGGAACGCGAGCTGCCGGTACTCTCGACCTTCCTCGGCCATGCCAATGTTCGCGACACCTACTGGTATCTGTCCGCCGCGCCGGAGCTGATGAATCATGCCGTTCGGCGATTGGATAAGCGGTGGGAGGTTCGGTCATGA
- a CDS encoding tyrosine-type recombinase/integrase has protein sequence MRRTNDLAVLIERWFTDRLMKHRGVSSNTIASYRDTFRLLFAFAQARLGRSPSQLTLRDLDAPFIGAFLEVLETQRAASVRTRNLRLTAIRSFFRYAAFEEPAHSAHIQRVLAIPSKRCDKRQLQFLTRPEIESILDCTDRSTWLGRRDYTLLLLAAQTGLRVSEVIDLDRDSVMLGRGAHVQCVGKGRKERSTPLTKVAQEALRRWLKEPGKRGATALFPNMHGGRLSADGVQALLNKYVAKAREHCVSLRSKRVSPHVLRHSAAMELLQAGVDCSVIALWLGHEAMETTLTYLHAHLELKESTLAKLKPYERAKAERFRPNDRLLEFLNAL, from the coding sequence ATGAGACGAACGAACGACTTAGCCGTGCTGATCGAGCGGTGGTTCACAGATCGGCTCATGAAGCATCGAGGTGTAAGTTCCAACACCATTGCCTCCTATCGAGACACGTTCAGGCTCCTGTTTGCGTTCGCGCAGGCGCGCCTTGGGAGGTCCCCATCTCAATTGACACTGCGGGATTTGGACGCTCCGTTCATCGGCGCATTCCTGGAAGTCCTCGAGACGCAGAGAGCCGCCTCGGTGAGGACCCGGAATCTCCGCCTCACAGCCATTCGATCTTTCTTCCGATATGCGGCGTTCGAGGAGCCGGCACATAGCGCCCACATCCAGCGCGTGCTCGCGATCCCCAGCAAGCGATGCGACAAGCGGCAGCTTCAGTTCCTAACCAGGCCCGAGATTGAATCGATCCTGGACTGCACGGATCGAAGCACGTGGCTGGGACGCCGCGATTACACTCTGCTATTGCTGGCCGCGCAAACGGGGCTGCGGGTTTCGGAAGTCATCGACCTCGACCGAGACTCGGTAATGCTCGGCCGCGGTGCGCATGTGCAATGCGTCGGTAAGGGCCGCAAAGAGCGAAGTACGCCGCTCACAAAGGTTGCACAGGAAGCCCTCCGGCGTTGGCTCAAGGAACCAGGGAAGCGAGGCGCAACGGCTCTCTTTCCGAATATGCACGGTGGCAGGCTCAGCGCCGACGGCGTGCAGGCACTGCTGAACAAATATGTCGCCAAAGCGCGCGAGCACTGCGTCTCCCTCCGCTCGAAGCGGGTGTCGCCCCACGTCTTGCGGCACAGCGCTGCCATGGAGCTACTACAGGCGGGCGTCGACTGCTCGGTCATTGCCCTGTGGCTGGGCCATGAGGCGATGGAAACGACGCTGACCTATCTTCATGCACATCTTGAACTGAAGGAATCGACACTCGCAAAGCTGAAGCCGTACGAACGCGCCAAGGCCGAGCGATTTCGACCAAACGACCGGCTTCTGGAATTCCTGAACGCCCTCTGA
- a CDS encoding tyrosine-type recombinase/integrase gives MDHPSFSDQAADALFTEVPFADERNRYLHHCATLGARPEVLRVKRNELLWIARHLGPEAAAGVGMAELLPIAQARQNVHGAATAARRVVDIGRPWLKFLGWWREPTVILSYQAQLDRYVGWMRDERGLTPSTVEQWGRIAGRFLLWCEQSSHRLKDLKAEDIDNYIATQGAGRWGRVSIAYIVSALRGFLRYAAKEAWCSDRLVSSISRPRLYRQESLPYAPDWSDVQKMLADVDTDRPRDIRDRAILMLLAVYGMRRGEVAALRLDQIDWAGRTLRLFRLKRRQAQIYPLVPSVAEALARYVDRVRPPSSCREVFLRMQAPRHPLGASSIYSVANRRFVALNFMDRLLRAVERRDRKKLTDVQAVSGCANDDDIRLQRSVLAQCLILYSRVQ, from the coding sequence ATGGATCACCCTTCCTTTTCCGACCAAGCCGCTGATGCCCTATTTACCGAAGTGCCATTTGCTGACGAGCGGAACCGCTATTTGCATCACTGCGCCACACTCGGAGCGAGACCCGAAGTTCTCAGGGTCAAACGCAACGAACTCCTGTGGATCGCGCGACATCTCGGTCCAGAGGCTGCGGCCGGCGTCGGCATGGCGGAGTTGTTGCCGATCGCGCAGGCTCGGCAGAATGTTCACGGTGCGGCTACCGCTGCACGTCGGGTCGTCGATATCGGGCGCCCCTGGCTGAAGTTCCTTGGCTGGTGGCGTGAGCCCACTGTCATATTGTCGTACCAGGCGCAACTCGACCGGTATGTTGGCTGGATGCGCGACGAACGCGGATTGACACCGTCGACGGTGGAACAATGGGGGCGCATAGCCGGCAGATTCTTGCTGTGGTGCGAACAGTCGAGCCACCGGCTCAAGGATTTGAAGGCAGAAGACATCGACAACTATATAGCGACCCAAGGGGCCGGACGCTGGGGTCGTGTCTCGATTGCATACATCGTCTCAGCCTTGCGCGGATTTCTTCGATATGCGGCAAAAGAGGCTTGGTGCTCAGACCGCCTGGTGTCGTCAATATCGCGGCCTCGGCTCTATCGACAAGAATCTCTGCCATATGCCCCAGACTGGTCGGACGTCCAAAAGATGTTGGCTGATGTCGATACCGACCGGCCCCGCGATATCCGAGACCGCGCGATCCTAATGTTGCTGGCGGTATATGGTATGCGGCGCGGCGAAGTAGCCGCGCTGCGGCTCGACCAAATCGACTGGGCGGGGCGAACGCTTCGGCTTTTCCGCTTAAAGCGCCGACAAGCCCAGATCTATCCGCTGGTGCCCTCCGTTGCGGAAGCATTGGCACGCTACGTGGACAGAGTCCGCCCGCCGTCGTCGTGCCGAGAGGTTTTCCTCCGGATGCAGGCGCCTCGACATCCCTTAGGGGCCTCCAGCATTTATAGCGTCGCCAATCGGCGATTTGTTGCGCTCAACTTTATGGACCGCCTCTTAAGGGCGGTGGAGCGTCGTGACCGGAAGAAGTTGACCGACGTGCAAGCCGTCAGCGGTTGCGCAAACGACGATGATATCCGTCTCCAGCGCAGTGTCTTGGCCCAATGCCTGATTTTATACAGCCGAGTTCAATAA